A stretch of Flavobacterium sp. N2270 DNA encodes these proteins:
- a CDS encoding FKBP-type peptidyl-prolyl cis-trans isomerase, protein MKNIYKALCFVVLATTLVACPSDDSSYTIRDYQEVYDEDIIEIEDYLKSNYLTVDADMNATVTEIEDGGTETSIWDQTTYPLQSFIVKNDSRNSVLIDGRVEDDVDYKLYYIVLNEGGGVTPATVDSTFTAYRGWNLYNTTFDENTQGVWSSFPESNVSFISGYRQILSKIKTEASAPVDNGDGTFSRVDFGNVIVFIPSGLAYFNNSRENIEQYGPICFQIKLYSRKERDHDGDKILTKYEDINNDGDYFNDDSDGDELPDFFDVDDDGDGTLTKTEIIETDDNNGNVTYYDFANIPFCNSGTIKLHLDPACHN, encoded by the coding sequence ATGAAAAATATTTATAAAGCACTTTGCTTTGTGGTTTTAGCTACCACTTTAGTTGCTTGTCCAAGTGATGATTCGAGTTATACAATAAGAGACTATCAGGAAGTTTATGATGAGGATATTATTGAGATTGAAGATTATCTAAAATCAAATTACTTAACGGTAGACGCTGATATGAATGCAACGGTTACTGAAATTGAAGATGGAGGTACTGAAACTTCTATTTGGGATCAAACAACTTACCCACTTCAATCATTCATTGTAAAAAATGATTCTAGAAACTCTGTATTAATTGATGGTAGGGTTGAAGACGATGTTGATTATAAATTATATTATATTGTTTTAAATGAAGGTGGTGGTGTAACTCCTGCTACTGTTGATTCTACATTTACAGCATATAGAGGCTGGAATTTGTATAATACAACTTTCGATGAAAATACCCAAGGTGTTTGGTCTTCTTTCCCGGAATCTAATGTTTCTTTTATTTCTGGATATAGACAAATTTTATCAAAAATAAAAACTGAAGCAAGCGCACCTGTTGATAATGGAGATGGTACTTTCTCAAGAGTTGATTTTGGAAATGTTATTGTGTTTATTCCTTCTGGATTAGCTTACTTTAATAATTCAAGAGAGAATATTGAACAATATGGGCCAATTTGTTTTCAAATTAAACTTTACTCTCGTAAAGAAAGAGATCACGATGGAGATAAAATTTTAACGAAGTATGAAGATATTAATAATGATGGAGATTATTTTAATGATGATTCAGATGGAGATGAATTACCTGACTTTTTTGATGTAGATGATGATGGAGATGGTACTTTAACTAAAACAGAAATTATAGAAACTGACGATAATAATGGTAATGTTACTTATTATGACTTTGCAAATATTCCATTTTGTAATAGTGGAACAATAAAATTACATTTAGATCCTGCTTGTCACAATTAA
- a CDS encoding transketolase family protein: protein MKKYTNTGSKDTRSGFGAGMTELGQKNENVVALCADLIGSLKFDDFKKNHPERFFQIGIAEANMIGIAAGLTIGGKIPFTGTFANFSTGRVYDQIRQSVAYSEKNVKICASHAGLTLGEDGATHQILEDIGLMKMLPGITVINTCDYNQTKAATIALADHKGPAYLRFGRPVVPNFMPADEPFIIGKAILLNEGTDVTIVATGHLVWEALIAAEALEAKGISAEVINIHTIKPLDNEAILKSVAKTGCVVTAEEHNILGGLGESVSRVLSLNNPAPQEFVAVNDSFGESGTPAQLMDKYKLNNQAIVEAVEKVLKRK, encoded by the coding sequence ATGAAAAAATATACAAATACAGGAAGTAAAGATACACGTTCGGGCTTTGGTGCCGGAATGACTGAACTTGGACAAAAAAACGAAAACGTTGTTGCGCTTTGTGCCGATTTAATTGGTTCATTAAAATTTGACGATTTTAAAAAAAATCATCCAGAACGTTTTTTCCAAATTGGAATTGCTGAAGCAAACATGATTGGAATTGCTGCCGGATTAACCATTGGTGGAAAAATTCCTTTTACAGGAACTTTCGCTAACTTTTCAACAGGAAGAGTTTACGATCAAATTCGTCAATCGGTTGCTTACTCAGAAAAAAATGTAAAAATTTGTGCTTCTCACGCTGGTTTAACACTTGGTGAAGATGGCGCAACACATCAAATATTGGAAGATATTGGGTTAATGAAAATGTTGCCAGGAATAACGGTTATTAATACTTGCGATTATAATCAAACAAAAGCAGCTACAATTGCTCTTGCAGATCACAAAGGGCCTGCTTATTTAAGATTTGGAAGACCAGTCGTACCTAACTTTATGCCTGCTGACGAACCATTTATAATTGGAAAAGCAATTTTACTAAATGAAGGTACAGATGTTACTATTGTAGCTACTGGACATTTAGTTTGGGAAGCTCTTATTGCTGCCGAAGCTTTAGAAGCTAAAGGAATTTCCGCTGAAGTAATTAACATTCACACTATTAAACCATTAGATAATGAAGCAATTTTAAAATCGGTTGCTAAAACTGGTTGTGTAGTTACTGCAGAAGAGCATAATATCTTAGGTGGACTTGGAGAAAGTGTCTCTAGAGTTTTAAGCTTAAACAATCCAGCACCGCAAGAATTTGTAGCAGTTAATGATAGTTTTGGTGAATCTGGAACTCCAGCTCAATTAATGGATAAATACAAGCTAAATAATCAAGCAATTGTTGAAGCTGTAGAAAAAGTATTGAAGAGAAAATAA